The following proteins come from a genomic window of Vicugna pacos unplaced genomic scaffold, VicPac4 scaffold_103, whole genome shotgun sequence:
- the LOC140694770 gene encoding heat shock transcription factor, Y-linked-like: MLFEMAHISSEIQDVPPKDGPADSGNPGRSLSCDQTFSGDLDLRCMIEENAFQTLSEKSLIKRPCYTHCVLEPDEDNDFRSLTFPRKLWKMAGSDLFKSIWWDDNGTSIVIDEDVFKKEVLERKSPFRIFETGSMKSLVRQLNLYGFSKVRQKFQRSACLVDFLAEEKEASVLSKLQFYHNPNFKRGCPQLLVRIKRRVGIKNASLVSLLARDFNKKHFKGGSNVGKNNSDFVADTSGESAFLPSADLNMPLIRKPSIGHIICDKTTPLRGDFSPPSSTSVRPQENIAVEQLAILNQLTTVHGHSQSSYTEANGRVVNFITTTTSTSQYSILSPLQSNYFGLMVEPSYFPNRYHNISANEGRFCKLQPVSNPRFPVPVIADTSATSISRPTHQTSSVYERHPNYN; the protein is encoded by the exons atgttatttgagatggcacatatttcttcagaaattcaagatgtgcctcctaaagatggaccagctgattcaggaaaccccggtagatctctatcgtgtgatcaaacattctctggggacttggacttgaggtgtatgattgaagaaaatgcttttcagactttgtctgaaaaatccttgataaaaagaccatgttacacacattgtgtcttggaaccagatgaagataatgattttcgttctctgacatttccaagaaaactctggaaaatggctgggagtgacctatttaaatccatctggtgggatgataatggaacttccatagtgattgatgaagatgtctttaaaaaggaagttttggaaagaaagtcccctttcagaatatttgaaactggaagtatgaaaagtttagttagacagcttaacctttatgggtttagtaaagtgcggcagaaatttcaaagatctgcttgtctagttgactttctggcagaagaaaaagaagcctctgttttaagcaag ctgcagttctaccataatccaaattttaaacgaggctgtcctcagcttttagtgagaataaaaagaagagttgggattaaaaatgcctctctggtgtctttattggctcgagatttcaacaagaagcactttaaaggaggaagtaatgttggtaaaaataattctgattttgtggctgacactagtggagaaagtgcatttttaccttctgcagatttaaacatgcctctaataagaaagccctctattggccacataatttgtgataaaactaccccgctcagaggtgatttttctcctccatcatcaacgtCAGTTAGACCACAAGAAAATATTGCAGTGGAACaactagctattttaaatcagttgaccactgtccacgggcactctcaaagcagctacactgaagcaaatggccgtgttgtgaacttcattacaactacaacttctacttctcaatacagcattttgtcccccttacagagcaattattttggactgatggtggagccttcttattttccaaatagatatcacaacatatctgccaatgaaggtcgtttttgtaaacttcaacctgtgagcaacccacggtttccagtgccagtgatagctgatacatcagctacttctatttcaaggccaactcatcagacatcttcagtttatgaacgtcatcctaattacaactga